The proteins below are encoded in one region of bacterium:
- a CDS encoding PilZ domain-containing protein, with translation MEYESFALIYDSDAGELGQVALTLMQAGIDVLYAADPDEAMLLASQESDRLGALLTPSSLDTSTFDGLIERVCPHLAGGIESLLPIGLEPSNEVSSHLRKHGVRWCLWEPFEARELRFATAAALMAGDPGERRKTLRAPAHLFAGMLQGSERRSAVVCDLSSGGAYLGIEASPEAPCFETGSEVDLELPLQPASIFLRARVAHTHDASSPPRADLPGGMGVEFLELGSADLTALSHLLDDLTRRFRL, from the coding sequence GTGGAGTACGAAAGCTTCGCCCTCATCTACGATTCGGATGCTGGCGAGCTCGGACAAGTTGCATTGACATTGATGCAAGCCGGGATCGATGTGCTCTACGCCGCAGATCCCGATGAGGCCATGCTGCTGGCGAGCCAGGAATCCGACCGGCTCGGCGCGCTATTGACTCCGTCCTCCCTGGATACCTCCACCTTCGACGGATTGATCGAGCGGGTCTGTCCCCACCTGGCCGGAGGAATCGAATCGCTCCTGCCCATCGGCCTCGAGCCTTCCAACGAGGTGAGCAGCCACTTGCGCAAGCACGGGGTTCGCTGGTGCCTCTGGGAGCCTTTCGAAGCCCGTGAGCTGCGGTTCGCGACCGCCGCCGCCCTGATGGCCGGGGATCCAGGTGAGAGACGAAAGACCCTCCGCGCCCCCGCACACCTCTTCGCGGGAATGCTCCAAGGCAGCGAACGCCGATCCGCGGTGGTCTGCGATCTCTCCTCCGGCGGCGCCTACCTGGGGATCGAAGCCAGCCCCGAAGCGCCCTGCTTCGAAACGGGCTCCGAGGTGGATTTGGAGCTTCCGCTCCAACCGGCCTCGATCTTCCTGCGCGCTCGGGTGGCCCATACCCATGATGCCAGTTCTCCGCCAAGGGCCGATCTGCCGGGCGGTATGGGTGTGGAGTTTCTCGAGTTGGGCAGCGCTGACCTTACGGCGCTCTCCCATCTCCTCGACGATCTCACCCGACGATTCCGCCTATAG
- a CDS encoding valine--tRNA ligase: protein MSSPPEPLPKAYNPTEVEARWYPRWTDAGVFRAEARHTLEDGREPYVIMMPPPNVTGTLHNGHALFVTLQDILIRYHRMKGKNALWLPGVDHAGIATQAVVERELKRHEGQSRHDLGREAFVERVWGWKERNGSRIVEQLKVMGAAADWSRERFTLDPTCSKAVNEAFVRLWDEGLIFRGERLINWDPATRTALSNEEVEHEEREGELWRFAYPLADEDTEIVVATTRPETMLGDTAVAVHPEDERFTEFVGKKLRHPFIPERELEVIADPEVDLGFGTGAVKITPAHDPNDFEMGKRHDLAFVNIFDLEARVNENGGSFQGQDRYEARENVKAELERLGLARGGEAITHSISISERSGETVEPMLSRQYFVRAAPLAAEACAAFDETGETELIPANWKSTWDHFMKNIHDWCISRQLWWGHRIPVFYDTAKLEEAIRTDASRKGGETAALRALTDGASREDLVRLALDTVDEDLVREFSVASRENLCEAEGGDRYVQEEDVLDTWFSSGLWPMSTLGWPDDTEDLRAFYPGAVLETGFDILFFWVARMMMFGCHFMGKAPFGHIFLHAMVRDAQGRKMSKSLGNAIDPLDVIQGITKEELIEKTKTYPVPEQQLPRVLKELAKEYPDGIPASGADGLRFSLAALSGQGRDVKLSIPRVAGYRAFLNKVWNATRFALMGMGQEAPPPLETCRSQLSLADRWILSRLQAATTRVAAGIESYRFDEAANGVYQFFWNEFCDGYIELAKDSLMPDASEETRETTRAVLIHVLDASMRMFHPICPFQSEEIWQRLPGRDTRWGDDIPFCAVAPFPEADASLVDAEAEIEIDRVIRAVSRLRNLRQESGLPQGQRIPAVIVAADAEVRASLTDLAEEMKRLARLSELRIATPDEYEVPTQAAVHAEPDLQVVLPLEGLIDLDAERDRVEKDLAKARKEFEGYERKLGNPGYVNKAPADVVEETRARAVRCQEKIDGLTESLERLGNA, encoded by the coding sequence ATGAGCAGCCCGCCCGAGCCCCTTCCCAAGGCCTACAACCCCACTGAGGTGGAAGCCCGGTGGTATCCGCGCTGGACCGATGCGGGCGTCTTCCGAGCCGAGGCTCGCCATACGTTGGAAGACGGACGTGAGCCCTACGTGATCATGATGCCCCCGCCGAACGTGACGGGGACCCTCCACAATGGCCACGCGCTCTTTGTGACATTGCAGGACATCCTGATCCGCTACCACCGGATGAAGGGGAAGAACGCCCTCTGGCTCCCCGGCGTTGACCACGCCGGGATTGCGACCCAGGCCGTCGTCGAGCGCGAGCTCAAACGCCACGAAGGCCAATCGCGCCACGATCTCGGACGGGAGGCCTTCGTCGAGCGGGTCTGGGGATGGAAAGAGCGCAATGGCAGTCGCATCGTCGAGCAGCTGAAGGTGATGGGCGCTGCGGCGGATTGGAGCCGGGAGCGCTTCACCCTCGATCCGACCTGCTCCAAGGCCGTGAACGAAGCTTTCGTTCGGCTCTGGGACGAGGGCCTGATCTTCCGCGGTGAGCGATTGATCAACTGGGATCCCGCAACCCGCACGGCGCTCTCGAACGAGGAAGTCGAGCACGAAGAGCGGGAGGGCGAGCTGTGGCGCTTCGCGTATCCACTCGCCGACGAGGACACCGAGATCGTCGTCGCCACGACCCGCCCGGAGACGATGCTCGGTGATACGGCCGTCGCCGTTCATCCAGAAGACGAGCGTTTCACGGAGTTCGTGGGCAAGAAGCTGCGCCACCCCTTCATTCCGGAGCGCGAACTGGAAGTGATTGCAGATCCGGAAGTCGATCTGGGCTTCGGCACCGGTGCCGTGAAGATCACACCAGCCCACGATCCCAACGACTTCGAGATGGGCAAGCGCCACGATCTCGCGTTCGTGAACATCTTCGATCTCGAAGCCCGCGTGAACGAGAACGGCGGGTCTTTCCAGGGCCAGGATCGCTACGAAGCCCGCGAGAACGTGAAGGCCGAACTCGAGCGGCTGGGGCTGGCTCGAGGCGGCGAAGCCATCACCCATTCCATTTCGATTTCCGAGCGTTCCGGCGAGACCGTCGAGCCGATGCTCTCCCGTCAGTATTTCGTACGCGCAGCGCCCCTGGCCGCGGAGGCCTGCGCTGCCTTCGATGAAACGGGCGAAACCGAGCTGATCCCCGCGAATTGGAAGAGCACGTGGGATCACTTCATGAAGAACATCCACGATTGGTGCATCAGTCGGCAGTTGTGGTGGGGCCATCGCATCCCCGTCTTCTATGACACGGCCAAGCTCGAAGAAGCGATTCGCACCGACGCCAGCCGCAAGGGCGGAGAAACGGCGGCACTGCGTGCCCTCACCGACGGAGCCAGCCGGGAAGACCTCGTGCGCCTTGCCCTCGACACCGTCGACGAGGATCTCGTGCGCGAGTTCTCCGTGGCTTCCCGGGAGAATCTTTGCGAAGCCGAGGGCGGCGATCGCTACGTGCAGGAAGAGGATGTGCTCGACACCTGGTTCTCCTCGGGGCTCTGGCCGATGTCGACCCTCGGCTGGCCCGACGACACGGAGGATCTGCGAGCGTTCTACCCGGGTGCCGTCCTCGAGACCGGTTTCGACATCCTGTTCTTCTGGGTGGCGCGCATGATGATGTTCGGCTGCCACTTCATGGGGAAGGCGCCCTTTGGCCACATCTTCCTGCACGCCATGGTGCGGGACGCCCAGGGCCGCAAGATGTCCAAATCCCTCGGCAATGCGATCGATCCTTTGGACGTCATCCAGGGCATCACCAAAGAAGAGCTGATCGAGAAGACGAAGACCTACCCGGTGCCGGAACAGCAGCTACCGCGGGTCTTGAAAGAACTCGCCAAGGAATATCCGGACGGCATTCCGGCGTCCGGAGCCGATGGCCTGCGTTTCTCGCTCGCTGCTCTCTCGGGCCAGGGTCGGGACGTCAAGCTCTCGATCCCGCGTGTCGCCGGCTACCGCGCCTTCCTGAACAAGGTCTGGAATGCGACCCGCTTTGCGTTGATGGGCATGGGGCAAGAGGCTCCGCCGCCGCTCGAAACCTGCCGCAGCCAGCTCTCGCTGGCCGACCGCTGGATCCTCTCGCGCCTGCAGGCCGCCACGACGCGGGTGGCGGCGGGGATCGAGAGCTACCGCTTCGACGAGGCCGCCAATGGCGTCTATCAGTTCTTCTGGAACGAGTTCTGCGACGGGTACATCGAGCTGGCCAAGGATTCGCTGATGCCGGATGCCAGCGAGGAAACCCGCGAGACGACCCGGGCCGTGCTGATTCACGTGCTCGATGCTTCGATGCGGATGTTCCACCCGATCTGCCCGTTCCAGAGCGAGGAAATTTGGCAGCGCCTTCCCGGCCGCGACACGCGCTGGGGAGACGACATCCCGTTCTGCGCCGTGGCGCCGTTCCCCGAGGCCGATGCGTCCCTCGTCGATGCGGAGGCCGAGATCGAGATCGACCGTGTGATTCGTGCCGTGAGCCGTCTCCGCAACCTGCGTCAGGAATCCGGCCTGCCCCAAGGCCAACGCATTCCAGCGGTGATCGTTGCTGCAGATGCGGAGGTGCGAGCCAGCCTCACCGACCTTGCCGAAGAAATGAAGCGCCTGGCCCGGCTTTCCGAGCTGCGAATCGCCACACCCGATGAATACGAGGTGCCCACCCAGGCGGCCGTCCACGCAGAGCCCGATCTTCAAGTCGTGCTCCCGCTGGAGGGCCTGATCGATCTGGATGCGGAGCGAGACCGCGTCGAAAAGGATCTGGCCAAGGCCC